Proteins encoded together in one Drosophila gunungcola strain Sukarami chromosome 2R unlocalized genomic scaffold, Dgunungcola_SK_2 000013F, whole genome shotgun sequence window:
- the LOC128256222 gene encoding zinc finger protein 665 isoform X3 — MCAAQNPPPFGYTWGFADNGSRAESVLEISPNINYTTVGGESMPYLLSTDGSLAVQKDVKGLTAGGKNNVVRRMFVVNDPSFPPGTQRVITAGGASTVVKKQDPNQQVLSLDKNYLLVDPATAVAAAAAAGGDPGLAHHHTLTNGSIVDAKTGQTVLTAGSAAAKSHFSSIGALHLTQEECNEILIKRAIAAGHHQTHTITAADGSHHHASGGTPSFCSVGGATTLLGDILPGISVQVQKVIQGLEDNEDSQGEAPNLKLEPGTLELSPKTELQESMHFSETDATIKKERPYSCDECGKSFLLKHHLTTHARVHTGGERPHICTHCGKSFAHKHCLNTHLLLHSTERPYQCQECKKSFTLKHHLLTHSRVHSRERPFVCQECGRAFPLKRHLVTHSKFHAGERPYVCEECGESFAQENHLIMHSRFHGSLNPFVCADCGASFPRKFQLVNHGRIHGKIPHSCTVCGKEFLQKRTLVSHMRRVHTGEQAHPCVSCGEGFLTKAELHQHVRTAHNGVNPNTSSATIIANQQLQQAHHHQAGHQTHPQTITVVSNPGNSTLLTVSTTDANGVARPQFVCRECGSAFNSREALALHLRLHTGDKSLMTDLCALTAALPGHFLSTASLNPGTVVTANPNLVGQSPVPVQIISSTGQVMSQTTLVQAANSTHPQAVVTAVPTMPVHGQQQHLQHVAQQQQQQQQQQQQQQHVVSVAPANKPKSHFCASCGKGFAAKHGLMQHNRRHPNGGCTVRTHVCECGKAFFQKNHLMLHQRQHLETKPAISQQQEASAQQQLVAANDQQQVQVQIIPDGQIHGKVIKYEICRSVLPEDQHQEQEDMSAE; from the exons ATGTGCGCCGCCCAGAATCCGCCGCCCTTCGGCTATACCTGGGGTTTTGCGGACAACGGCAGCCGCGCCGAATCGGTACTGGAGATATCACCCAACATCAATTACACCACGGTCGGCGGAGAGTCG ATGCCCTATTTGCTATCGACGGATGGATCATTAGCCGTTCAAAAGGATGTTAAAGGACTTACAGCTGGCGGcaaaaataatgttgtgcGTCGCATGTTCGTGGTAAACGATCCTTCATTTCCGCCTGGAACACAGAG AGTTATAACCGCCGGAGGAGCATCGACGGTGGTCAAGAAGCAGGACCCCAACCAGCAGGTGCTGAGCCTTGACAAGAACT ATCTGCTGGTAGATCCGGCTACGGCCGTAGCAGCTGCAGCCGCGGCTGGTGGGGATCCGGGGCTCGCCCACCACCACACCTTGACCAACGGCAGCATCGTTGATGCCAAAACCGGACAGACGGTGCTAACCGCCGGCTCTGCGGCGGCCAAGTCGCACTTCAGCTCGATCGGAGCACTGCATCTCACGCAAGAGGAGTGCAACGAGATCCTGATCAAGCGCGCCATCGCTGCCGGCCACCATCAGACGCACACGATCACCGCTGCCGACGGATCCCATCACCATGCGTCCGGCGGGACACCAA GCTTTTGTTCCGTCGGCGGTGCAACAACACTCTTAGGTGACATACTTCCTGGTATTTCAGTTCAAGTACAGAAAGTAATACAAGGACTGGAGGATAACGAGGACTCGCAGGGCGAAGCACCCAACTTAAAGTTGGAGCCAGGCACATTGGAGTTGTCCCCAAAGACCGAACTACAGGAATCAATGCATTTCAGCGAA ACGGACGCCACCATCAAGAAGGAACGCCCGTACAGTTGCGACGAGTGCGGCAAGTCCTTTCTGCTCAAGCATCATTTGACAACCCACGCACGCGTGCACACAGGTG GTGAACGACCCCACATCTGCACCCACTGCGGCAAGAGCTTTGCGCACAAGCACTGTCTCAACACTCACCTGCTGCTCCACTCCACGGAGAGACCTTATCAGTGCCAGGAGTGCAAGAAGAGCTTCACCCTCAAGCACCATCTTCTGACCCATTCGCGGGTCCACAGCCGCGAGCGACCGTTCGTCTGCCAGGAGTGCGGGCGCGCCTTTCCGCTCAAGCGGCACCTGGTCACGCACAGCAAGTTCCACGCCGGTGAGCGACCGTATGTCTGCGAGGAATGCGGTGAGAGCTTTGCCCAGGAGAACCACCTGATTATGCACTCGCG CTTCCATGGTTCATTGAATCCATTTGTATGCGCTGACTGCGGAGCATCGTTTCCACGCAAGTTCCAATTGGTTAACCACGGACGTATTCACGGCAAGATACCGCACTCCTGCACTGTGTGCGGCAAGGAGTTTCTGCAAAAGCGAACGCTAGTTTCACACATGAG ACGGGTACACACTGGCGAGCAGGCCCATCCTTGCGTCAGCTGCGGAGAGGGATTCCTCACCAAGGCTGAGCTTCATCAGCACGTGAGGACGGCGCACAATGGCGTCAATCCCAACACGAGCAGTGCCACCATCATAGCCAATCAGCAG CTGCAACAGGCCCATCATCATCAGGCCGGCCACCAGACGCATCCGCAGACCATAACCGTGGTGAGCAATCCGGGTAACTCTACGCTACTGACTGTCTCCACCACGGATGCCAATGGCGTGGCACGTCCGCAGTTTGTGTGCCG GGAGTGTGGCAGCGCCTTTAACAGCCGAGAAGCCTTGGCTCTTCACTTGCGCCTTCACACTGGCGATAAGAGCCTGATGACAGATCTGTGTGCCTTGACAGCCGCGCTGCCGGGACACTTTTTGAGCACGGCCAGCCTGAATCCGGGCACCGTGGTCACGGCCAACCCGAATCTGGTGGGCCAGAGCCCTGTGCCAGTGCAGATCATATCGTCCACCGGTCAGGTGATGTCGCAGACTACGCTGGTGCAGGCCGCCAACTCAACCCATCCCCAAGCGGTGGTCACCGCGGTGCCTACGATGCCGGTACacggccagcagcagcacctgcAGCACgtggcccagcagcagcaacagcaacaacagcagcagcaacagcagcagcacgtTGTGTCCGTGGCGCCGGCCAACAAACCGAAGTCGCACTTCTGCGCAAGCTGCGGCAAGGGATTCGCTGCCAAGCACGGACTCATGCAGCACAATCGCCGGCACCCGAACGGCGGCTGCACAGTGCGCACCCACGTGTGCGAGTGCGGCAAGGCCTTCTTCCAGAAGAACCACCTGATGCTGCACCAGCGCCAGCATTTGGAGACGAAGCCAGCCATATCGCAGCAACAG GAGGCTTCTGCCCAGCAGCAACTTGTGGCTGCCAACGATCAGCAACAAGTGCAGGTCCAGATAATACCCGATGGCCAAATTCACGGCAAGGTGATCAAGTACGAGATCTGCCGCAGTGTGTTGCCGGAGGATCAGCATCAGGAGCAGGAGGACATGAGCGCGGAGTAA
- the LOC128256222 gene encoding zinc finger protein 665 isoform X10, with amino-acid sequence MCAAQNPPPFGYTWGFADNGSRAESVLEISPNINYTTVGGESMPYLLSTDGSLAVQKDVKGLTAGGKNNVVRRMFVVNDPSFPPGTQRVITAGGASTVVKKQDPNQQVLSLDKNYLLVDPATAVAAAAAAGGDPGLAHHHTLTNGSIVDAKTGQTVLTAGSAAAKSHFSSIGALHLTQEECNEILIKRAIAAGHHQTHTITAADGSHHHASGGTPSFCSVGGATTLLGDILPGISVQVQKVIQGLEDNEDSQGEAPNLKLEPGTLELSPKTELQESMHFSETDATIKKERPYSCDECGKSFLLKHHLTTHARVHTGGERPHICTHCGKSFAHKHCLNTHLLLHSTERPYQCQECKKSFTLKHHLLTHSRVHSRERPFVCQECGRAFPLKRHLVTHSKFHAGERPYVCEECGESFAQENHLIMHSRFHGSLNPFVCADCGASFPRKFQLVNHGRIHGKIPHSCTVCGKEFLQKRTLVSHMRRVHTGEQAHPCVSCGEGFLTKAELHQHVRTAHNGVNPNTSSATIIANQQQLQQAHHHQAGHQTHPQTITVVSNPGNSTLLTVSTTDANGVARPQFVCRECGSAFNSREALALHLRLHTGDKSLMTDLCALTAALPGHFLSTASLNPGTVVTANPNLVGQSPVPVQIISSTGQVMSQTTLVQAANSTHPQAVVTAVPTMPVHGQQQHLQHVAQQQQQQQQQQQQQQHVVSVAPANKPKSHFCASCGKGFAAKHGLMQHNRRHPNGGCTVRTHVCECGKAFFQKNHLMLHQRQHLETKPAISQQQVC; translated from the exons ATGTGCGCCGCCCAGAATCCGCCGCCCTTCGGCTATACCTGGGGTTTTGCGGACAACGGCAGCCGCGCCGAATCGGTACTGGAGATATCACCCAACATCAATTACACCACGGTCGGCGGAGAGTCG ATGCCCTATTTGCTATCGACGGATGGATCATTAGCCGTTCAAAAGGATGTTAAAGGACTTACAGCTGGCGGcaaaaataatgttgtgcGTCGCATGTTCGTGGTAAACGATCCTTCATTTCCGCCTGGAACACAGAG AGTTATAACCGCCGGAGGAGCATCGACGGTGGTCAAGAAGCAGGACCCCAACCAGCAGGTGCTGAGCCTTGACAAGAACT ATCTGCTGGTAGATCCGGCTACGGCCGTAGCAGCTGCAGCCGCGGCTGGTGGGGATCCGGGGCTCGCCCACCACCACACCTTGACCAACGGCAGCATCGTTGATGCCAAAACCGGACAGACGGTGCTAACCGCCGGCTCTGCGGCGGCCAAGTCGCACTTCAGCTCGATCGGAGCACTGCATCTCACGCAAGAGGAGTGCAACGAGATCCTGATCAAGCGCGCCATCGCTGCCGGCCACCATCAGACGCACACGATCACCGCTGCCGACGGATCCCATCACCATGCGTCCGGCGGGACACCAA GCTTTTGTTCCGTCGGCGGTGCAACAACACTCTTAGGTGACATACTTCCTGGTATTTCAGTTCAAGTACAGAAAGTAATACAAGGACTGGAGGATAACGAGGACTCGCAGGGCGAAGCACCCAACTTAAAGTTGGAGCCAGGCACATTGGAGTTGTCCCCAAAGACCGAACTACAGGAATCAATGCATTTCAGCGAA ACGGACGCCACCATCAAGAAGGAACGCCCGTACAGTTGCGACGAGTGCGGCAAGTCCTTTCTGCTCAAGCATCATTTGACAACCCACGCACGCGTGCACACAGGTG GTGAACGACCCCACATCTGCACCCACTGCGGCAAGAGCTTTGCGCACAAGCACTGTCTCAACACTCACCTGCTGCTCCACTCCACGGAGAGACCTTATCAGTGCCAGGAGTGCAAGAAGAGCTTCACCCTCAAGCACCATCTTCTGACCCATTCGCGGGTCCACAGCCGCGAGCGACCGTTCGTCTGCCAGGAGTGCGGGCGCGCCTTTCCGCTCAAGCGGCACCTGGTCACGCACAGCAAGTTCCACGCCGGTGAGCGACCGTATGTCTGCGAGGAATGCGGTGAGAGCTTTGCCCAGGAGAACCACCTGATTATGCACTCGCG CTTCCATGGTTCATTGAATCCATTTGTATGCGCTGACTGCGGAGCATCGTTTCCACGCAAGTTCCAATTGGTTAACCACGGACGTATTCACGGCAAGATACCGCACTCCTGCACTGTGTGCGGCAAGGAGTTTCTGCAAAAGCGAACGCTAGTTTCACACATGAG ACGGGTACACACTGGCGAGCAGGCCCATCCTTGCGTCAGCTGCGGAGAGGGATTCCTCACCAAGGCTGAGCTTCATCAGCACGTGAGGACGGCGCACAATGGCGTCAATCCCAACACGAGCAGTGCCACCATCATAGCCAATCAGCAG CAGCTGCAACAGGCCCATCATCATCAGGCCGGCCACCAGACGCATCCGCAGACCATAACCGTGGTGAGCAATCCGGGTAACTCTACGCTACTGACTGTCTCCACCACGGATGCCAATGGCGTGGCACGTCCGCAGTTTGTGTGCCG GGAGTGTGGCAGCGCCTTTAACAGCCGAGAAGCCTTGGCTCTTCACTTGCGCCTTCACACTGGCGATAAGAGCCTGATGACAGATCTGTGTGCCTTGACAGCCGCGCTGCCGGGACACTTTTTGAGCACGGCCAGCCTGAATCCGGGCACCGTGGTCACGGCCAACCCGAATCTGGTGGGCCAGAGCCCTGTGCCAGTGCAGATCATATCGTCCACCGGTCAGGTGATGTCGCAGACTACGCTGGTGCAGGCCGCCAACTCAACCCATCCCCAAGCGGTGGTCACCGCGGTGCCTACGATGCCGGTACacggccagcagcagcacctgcAGCACgtggcccagcagcagcaacagcaacaacagcagcagcaacagcagcagcacgtTGTGTCCGTGGCGCCGGCCAACAAACCGAAGTCGCACTTCTGCGCAAGCTGCGGCAAGGGATTCGCTGCCAAGCACGGACTCATGCAGCACAATCGCCGGCACCCGAACGGCGGCTGCACAGTGCGCACCCACGTGTGCGAGTGCGGCAAGGCCTTCTTCCAGAAGAACCACCTGATGCTGCACCAGCGCCAGCATTTGGAGACGAAGCCAGCCATATCGCAGCAACAGGTATGCTAG
- the LOC128256222 gene encoding zinc finger protein 16 isoform X7, with the protein MCAAQNPPPFGYTWGFADNGSRAESVLEISPNINYTTVGGESMPYLLSTDGSLAVQKDVKGLTAGGKNNVVRRMFVVNDPSFPPGTQRVITAGGASTVVKKQDPNQQVLSLDKNYLLVDPATAVAAAAAAGGDPGLAHHHTLTNGSIVDAKTGQTVLTAGSAAAKSHFSSIGALHLTQEECNEILIKRAIAAGHHQTHTITAADGSHHHASGGTPIQVQKVIQGLEDNEDSQGEAPNLKLEPGTLELSPKTELQESMHFSETDATIKKERPYSCDECGKSFLLKHHLTTHARVHTGGERPHICTHCGKSFAHKHCLNTHLLLHSTERPYQCQECKKSFTLKHHLLTHSRVHSRERPFVCQECGRAFPLKRHLVTHSKFHAGERPYVCEECGESFAQENHLIMHSRFHGSLNPFVCADCGASFPRKFQLVNHGRIHGKIPHSCTVCGKEFLQKRTLVSHMRRVHTGEQAHPCVSCGEGFLTKAELHQHVRTAHNGVNPNTSSATIIANQQQLQQAHHHQAGHQTHPQTITVVSNPGNSTLLTVSTTDANGVARPQFVCRECGSAFNSREALALHLRLHTGDKSLMTDLCALTAALPGHFLSTASLNPGTVVTANPNLVGQSPVPVQIISSTGQVMSQTTLVQAANSTHPQAVVTAVPTMPVHGQQQHLQHVAQQQQQQQQQQQQQQHVVSVAPANKPKSHFCASCGKGFAAKHGLMQHNRRHPNGGCTVRTHVCECGKAFFQKNHLMLHQRQHLETKPAISQQQEASAQQQLVAANDQQQVQVQIIPDGQIHGKVIKYEICRSVLPEDQHQEQEDMSAE; encoded by the exons ATGTGCGCCGCCCAGAATCCGCCGCCCTTCGGCTATACCTGGGGTTTTGCGGACAACGGCAGCCGCGCCGAATCGGTACTGGAGATATCACCCAACATCAATTACACCACGGTCGGCGGAGAGTCG ATGCCCTATTTGCTATCGACGGATGGATCATTAGCCGTTCAAAAGGATGTTAAAGGACTTACAGCTGGCGGcaaaaataatgttgtgcGTCGCATGTTCGTGGTAAACGATCCTTCATTTCCGCCTGGAACACAGAG AGTTATAACCGCCGGAGGAGCATCGACGGTGGTCAAGAAGCAGGACCCCAACCAGCAGGTGCTGAGCCTTGACAAGAACT ATCTGCTGGTAGATCCGGCTACGGCCGTAGCAGCTGCAGCCGCGGCTGGTGGGGATCCGGGGCTCGCCCACCACCACACCTTGACCAACGGCAGCATCGTTGATGCCAAAACCGGACAGACGGTGCTAACCGCCGGCTCTGCGGCGGCCAAGTCGCACTTCAGCTCGATCGGAGCACTGCATCTCACGCAAGAGGAGTGCAACGAGATCCTGATCAAGCGCGCCATCGCTGCCGGCCACCATCAGACGCACACGATCACCGCTGCCGACGGATCCCATCACCATGCGTCCGGCGGGACACCAA TTCAAGTACAGAAAGTAATACAAGGACTGGAGGATAACGAGGACTCGCAGGGCGAAGCACCCAACTTAAAGTTGGAGCCAGGCACATTGGAGTTGTCCCCAAAGACCGAACTACAGGAATCAATGCATTTCAGCGAA ACGGACGCCACCATCAAGAAGGAACGCCCGTACAGTTGCGACGAGTGCGGCAAGTCCTTTCTGCTCAAGCATCATTTGACAACCCACGCACGCGTGCACACAGGTG GTGAACGACCCCACATCTGCACCCACTGCGGCAAGAGCTTTGCGCACAAGCACTGTCTCAACACTCACCTGCTGCTCCACTCCACGGAGAGACCTTATCAGTGCCAGGAGTGCAAGAAGAGCTTCACCCTCAAGCACCATCTTCTGACCCATTCGCGGGTCCACAGCCGCGAGCGACCGTTCGTCTGCCAGGAGTGCGGGCGCGCCTTTCCGCTCAAGCGGCACCTGGTCACGCACAGCAAGTTCCACGCCGGTGAGCGACCGTATGTCTGCGAGGAATGCGGTGAGAGCTTTGCCCAGGAGAACCACCTGATTATGCACTCGCG CTTCCATGGTTCATTGAATCCATTTGTATGCGCTGACTGCGGAGCATCGTTTCCACGCAAGTTCCAATTGGTTAACCACGGACGTATTCACGGCAAGATACCGCACTCCTGCACTGTGTGCGGCAAGGAGTTTCTGCAAAAGCGAACGCTAGTTTCACACATGAG ACGGGTACACACTGGCGAGCAGGCCCATCCTTGCGTCAGCTGCGGAGAGGGATTCCTCACCAAGGCTGAGCTTCATCAGCACGTGAGGACGGCGCACAATGGCGTCAATCCCAACACGAGCAGTGCCACCATCATAGCCAATCAGCAG CAGCTGCAACAGGCCCATCATCATCAGGCCGGCCACCAGACGCATCCGCAGACCATAACCGTGGTGAGCAATCCGGGTAACTCTACGCTACTGACTGTCTCCACCACGGATGCCAATGGCGTGGCACGTCCGCAGTTTGTGTGCCG GGAGTGTGGCAGCGCCTTTAACAGCCGAGAAGCCTTGGCTCTTCACTTGCGCCTTCACACTGGCGATAAGAGCCTGATGACAGATCTGTGTGCCTTGACAGCCGCGCTGCCGGGACACTTTTTGAGCACGGCCAGCCTGAATCCGGGCACCGTGGTCACGGCCAACCCGAATCTGGTGGGCCAGAGCCCTGTGCCAGTGCAGATCATATCGTCCACCGGTCAGGTGATGTCGCAGACTACGCTGGTGCAGGCCGCCAACTCAACCCATCCCCAAGCGGTGGTCACCGCGGTGCCTACGATGCCGGTACacggccagcagcagcacctgcAGCACgtggcccagcagcagcaacagcaacaacagcagcagcaacagcagcagcacgtTGTGTCCGTGGCGCCGGCCAACAAACCGAAGTCGCACTTCTGCGCAAGCTGCGGCAAGGGATTCGCTGCCAAGCACGGACTCATGCAGCACAATCGCCGGCACCCGAACGGCGGCTGCACAGTGCGCACCCACGTGTGCGAGTGCGGCAAGGCCTTCTTCCAGAAGAACCACCTGATGCTGCACCAGCGCCAGCATTTGGAGACGAAGCCAGCCATATCGCAGCAACAG GAGGCTTCTGCCCAGCAGCAACTTGTGGCTGCCAACGATCAGCAACAAGTGCAGGTCCAGATAATACCCGATGGCCAAATTCACGGCAAGGTGATCAAGTACGAGATCTGCCGCAGTGTGTTGCCGGAGGATCAGCATCAGGAGCAGGAGGACATGAGCGCGGAGTAA
- the LOC128256222 gene encoding zinc finger protein ZFP2 isoform X14, producing MCAAQNPPPFGYTWGFADNGSRAESVLEISPNINYTTVGGESMPYLLSTDGSLAVQKDVKGLTAGGKNNVVRRMFVVNDPSFPPGTQRVITAGGASTVVKKQDPNQQVLSLDKNCDILPGISVQVQKVIQGLEDNEDSQGEAPNLKLEPGTLELSPKTELQESMHFSETDATIKKERPYSCDECGKSFLLKHHLTTHARVHTGERPHICTHCGKSFAHKHCLNTHLLLHSTERPYQCQECKKSFTLKHHLLTHSRVHSRERPFVCQECGRAFPLKRHLVTHSKFHAGERPYVCEECGESFAQENHLIMHSRFHGSLNPFVCADCGASFPRKFQLVNHGRIHGKIPHSCTVCGKEFLQKRTLVSHMRRVHTGEQAHPCVSCGEGFLTKAELHQHVRTAHNGVNPNTSSATIIANQQLQQAHHHQAGHQTHPQTITVVSNPGNSTLLTVSTTDANGVARPQFVCRECGSAFNSREALALHLRLHTGDKSLMTDLCALTAALPGHFLSTASLNPGTVVTANPNLVGQSPVPVQIISSTGQVMSQTTLVQAANSTHPQAVVTAVPTMPVHGQQQHLQHVAQQQQQQQQQQQQQQHVVSVAPANKPKSHFCASCGKGFAAKHGLMQHNRRHPNGGCTVRTHVCECGKAFFQKNHLMLHQRQHLETKPAISQQQVC from the exons ATGTGCGCCGCCCAGAATCCGCCGCCCTTCGGCTATACCTGGGGTTTTGCGGACAACGGCAGCCGCGCCGAATCGGTACTGGAGATATCACCCAACATCAATTACACCACGGTCGGCGGAGAGTCG ATGCCCTATTTGCTATCGACGGATGGATCATTAGCCGTTCAAAAGGATGTTAAAGGACTTACAGCTGGCGGcaaaaataatgttgtgcGTCGCATGTTCGTGGTAAACGATCCTTCATTTCCGCCTGGAACACAGAG AGTTATAACCGCCGGAGGAGCATCGACGGTGGTCAAGAAGCAGGACCCCAACCAGCAGGTGCTGAGCCTTGACAAGAACT GTGACATACTTCCTGGTATTTCAGTTCAAGTACAGAAAGTAATACAAGGACTGGAGGATAACGAGGACTCGCAGGGCGAAGCACCCAACTTAAAGTTGGAGCCAGGCACATTGGAGTTGTCCCCAAAGACCGAACTACAGGAATCAATGCATTTCAGCGAA ACGGACGCCACCATCAAGAAGGAACGCCCGTACAGTTGCGACGAGTGCGGCAAGTCCTTTCTGCTCAAGCATCATTTGACAACCCACGCACGCGTGCACACAG GTGAACGACCCCACATCTGCACCCACTGCGGCAAGAGCTTTGCGCACAAGCACTGTCTCAACACTCACCTGCTGCTCCACTCCACGGAGAGACCTTATCAGTGCCAGGAGTGCAAGAAGAGCTTCACCCTCAAGCACCATCTTCTGACCCATTCGCGGGTCCACAGCCGCGAGCGACCGTTCGTCTGCCAGGAGTGCGGGCGCGCCTTTCCGCTCAAGCGGCACCTGGTCACGCACAGCAAGTTCCACGCCGGTGAGCGACCGTATGTCTGCGAGGAATGCGGTGAGAGCTTTGCCCAGGAGAACCACCTGATTATGCACTCGCG CTTCCATGGTTCATTGAATCCATTTGTATGCGCTGACTGCGGAGCATCGTTTCCACGCAAGTTCCAATTGGTTAACCACGGACGTATTCACGGCAAGATACCGCACTCCTGCACTGTGTGCGGCAAGGAGTTTCTGCAAAAGCGAACGCTAGTTTCACACATGAG ACGGGTACACACTGGCGAGCAGGCCCATCCTTGCGTCAGCTGCGGAGAGGGATTCCTCACCAAGGCTGAGCTTCATCAGCACGTGAGGACGGCGCACAATGGCGTCAATCCCAACACGAGCAGTGCCACCATCATAGCCAATCAGCAG CTGCAACAGGCCCATCATCATCAGGCCGGCCACCAGACGCATCCGCAGACCATAACCGTGGTGAGCAATCCGGGTAACTCTACGCTACTGACTGTCTCCACCACGGATGCCAATGGCGTGGCACGTCCGCAGTTTGTGTGCCG GGAGTGTGGCAGCGCCTTTAACAGCCGAGAAGCCTTGGCTCTTCACTTGCGCCTTCACACTGGCGATAAGAGCCTGATGACAGATCTGTGTGCCTTGACAGCCGCGCTGCCGGGACACTTTTTGAGCACGGCCAGCCTGAATCCGGGCACCGTGGTCACGGCCAACCCGAATCTGGTGGGCCAGAGCCCTGTGCCAGTGCAGATCATATCGTCCACCGGTCAGGTGATGTCGCAGACTACGCTGGTGCAGGCCGCCAACTCAACCCATCCCCAAGCGGTGGTCACCGCGGTGCCTACGATGCCGGTACacggccagcagcagcacctgcAGCACgtggcccagcagcagcaacagcaacaacagcagcagcaacagcagcagcacgtTGTGTCCGTGGCGCCGGCCAACAAACCGAAGTCGCACTTCTGCGCAAGCTGCGGCAAGGGATTCGCTGCCAAGCACGGACTCATGCAGCACAATCGCCGGCACCCGAACGGCGGCTGCACAGTGCGCACCCACGTGTGCGAGTGCGGCAAGGCCTTCTTCCAGAAGAACCACCTGATGCTGCACCAGCGCCAGCATTTGGAGACGAAGCCAGCCATATCGCAGCAACAGGTATGCTAG